A single window of Zea mays cultivar B73 chromosome 10, Zm-B73-REFERENCE-NAM-5.0, whole genome shotgun sequence DNA harbors:
- the LOC103642652 gene encoding cytochrome P450 93G1: MAGGYARIYMRLLKNRGGYVAMEEQQLRARPNMMVLSSLAKNNPEAVLALIAFVTVVALRHLISSWRQHGRLPPGPTSLPVIGHLHLLRPPVHRTLQELASRIGPLMHIRLGSTNCVVASSPEVASELIRGHEGSISARPFTAVARKFSYDSAGFVFEPYNTHWRFMKRLCMSELLGPRTVEQLRPVRRAVTVSLVSDLLASSARGETVDITRHLIRLTNTSIIRMVASTVSGSVTDEAHELAKAVIEVVGAFNVDDYIAVVRGWDFQGLGRKAADVHRRFDALLEDILRHKEEARAARRLDDGHGKQATHSKDLLDILMDKAEDPAAEVKLTRENIKAFVIDVVTSGSDTSAAMAEWMLAELMNHPETLRKVVEEIDAVVGGGRIASEADLPQLPYLMAVYKETLRLHPAGPIAHRQSTEEMVVHGFTVPPQSTVLIHVWAIGRDPAYWEEPLLFRPERFMPGGAAESLEPRGKHFQYIPFGSGRRGCPGMGLAMQSVPAVVAALVQCFYWATVDGGVDKIDMSESDGLVCARKKPLLLRPTSRLTPFPPVV, translated from the exons ATGGCCGGCGGCTATGCGCGAATTTATATGAGGCTTTTAAAGAATAGAGGAGGGTACGTAGCCATGGAAGAGCAGCAGCTCCGCGCCCGCCCAAACATGATGGTCCTGTCGTCGCTCGCCAAGAATAACCCAGAGGCCGTCCTGGCGCTCATCGCGTTCGTCACCGTCGTCGCCCTGCGCCACTTGATCTCTTCATGGCGGCAGCACGGCCGGCTGCCCCCGGGGCCGACGAGCCTTCCGGTGATCGGACACCTGCACCTGCTCCGCCCGCCGGTGCACCGCACCTTGCAGGAGCTGGCGTCCCGGATCGGTCCCCTGATGCACATCCGCCTTGGCTCCACAAACTGCGTGGTGGCCAGCAGCCCAGAGGTGGCCAGCGAGCTCATCCGCGGCCACGAGGGCAGCATCTCGGCGCGGCCGTTTACGGCAGTGGCCCGCAAGTTCTCCTACGACTCCGCCGGCTTCGTCTTCGAGCCCTACAACACGCACTGGCGCTTCATGAAGCGCCTCTGCATGTCGGAGCTACTCGGCCCACGCACCGTCGAGCAGCTGCGCCCCGTCCGCCGCGCTGTCACCGTGTCCCTGGTCTCCGACCTGCTGGCGTCGTCGGCGCGCGGGGAGACGGTGGACATCACCCGCCATCTCATCCGCCTCACAAACACCTCCATCATCCGGATGGTGGCCAGCACCGTGTCCGGCAGCGTCACCGACGAGGCGCACGAGCTGGCCAAGGCCGTAATTGAGGTCGTGGGCGCCTTCAACGTCGACGACTACATCGCCGTGGTCCGTGGCTGGGATTTCCAGGGCCTCGGCAGAAAAGCCGCCGACGTCCACCGCCGCTTCGACGCGCTGCTGGAGGACATCCTGAGGCACAAGGAGGAGGCGAGGGCAGCGCGAAGGCTCGACGACGGACATGGCAAGCAGGCCACGCACAGCAAGGACCTGCTCGACATCCTCATGGACAAGGCGGAGGACCCGGCGGCGGAGGTCAAGCTCACCCGGGAAAACATCAAGGCGTTCGTCATC GACGTGGTGACGTCTGGTTCAGACACGTCGGCGGCCATGGCAGAGTGGATGCTGGCGGAGCTGATGAACCACCCGGAGACGCTGCGCAAGGTGGTAGAGGAGATCGACGCTGTGGTCGGCGGCGGCAGGATCGCCAGCGAGGCGGACCTGCCGCAGCTGCCGTACCTGATGGCGGTATACAAGGAGACGCTGCGTCTGCACCCGGCGGGGCCCATCGCGCACCGGCAGTCGACGGAGGAGATGGTGGTACACGGTTTCACCGTGCCGCCGCAGTCGACGGTGCTTATCCACGTGTGGGCCATCGGACGCGACCCGGCCTACTGGGAGGAGCCCCTGTTATTCCGGCCGGAACGGTTCATGCCAGGCGGCGCTGCCGAGAGCCTGGAGCCCCGCGGGAAGCACTTCCAATACATTCCCTTCGGCAGCGGCCGTCGGGGATGTCCCGGCATGGGCCTCGCGATGCAGTCAGTGCCGGCCGTGGTAGCGGCACTCGTGCAGTGCTTTTATTGGGCCACCGTCGACGGCGGGGTGGACAAGATCGACATGTCGGAGTCGGACGGGCTGGTGTGTGCTCGTAAGAAGCCACTTCTGCTCCGACCCACATCTCGCCTCACCCCCTTCCCGCCCGTCGTATAG